From a single Candoia aspera isolate rCanAsp1 chromosome 2, rCanAsp1.hap2, whole genome shotgun sequence genomic region:
- the LOC134489970 gene encoding collagen alpha-1(VII) chain-like — MKLAQIYQSYGVLTNISDEPQIVQGERGEPGIPGQPASSLSGIKGDKGERGTAGPEGPPGPRGDAGDKGERGTPGFSVSGPPGPKGEQGDPGITGLTGKTGPKGDPGEPGERGESGRPGPAGPSGQRGKEGERGDKGEEGTPGEPGLPGKPGEKGQRGLPGTRGLLGEKGDQGDPGEDGRNGSPGPPGSKGERGSPGEPGPPGQVVGVGPGGGGQKGEKVILL; from the exons ATGAAATTGGCTCAGATTTATCAGTCATATGGAGTACTGACAAACATATCTGATGAGCCACAAATTGTGCAG GGAGAGAGAGGAGAGCCTGGTATACCCGGTCAGCCG GCTTCCAGCCTTTCAGGAATTAAAGGCGACAAG ggAGAGAGGGGCACTGCAGGACCTGAAGGTCCACCTGGACCTAGAGGAGATGCTGGGGACAAAGGAGAACGT gGGACTCCTGGTTTCAGTGTCTCTGGCCCACCTGGCCCAAAAGGAGAACAAGGAGACCCA ggGATCACTGGACTGACTGGCAAAACTGGCCCAAAG GGTGACCCAGGAGAGCCAGGGGAGAGGGGAGAGTCAGGAAGACCAGGTCCTGCTGGACCATCTGGCCAACGAGGAAAAGAG GGTGAAAGAGGTGACAAAGGAGAGGAAGGGACTCCT GGTGAGCCAGGCCTACCTGGGAAACCTGGAGAGAAAGGTCAGCGG GGCCTGCCAGGCACCCGAGGTCTTCTTGGTGAGAAGGGAGACCAGGGGGACCCAGGTGAAGATGGGAGAAAT GGCAGTCCTGGACCACCAGGGTCAAAGGGTGAACGAGGGAGTCCT GGAGAGCCGGGGCCTCCAGGCCAAGTT GTTGGTGTGGGGCCTGGAGGAGGAGGGCAAAAAGGTGAAAAGGTAATCCTGCTATGA